In Pseudobacter ginsenosidimutans, the following are encoded in one genomic region:
- a CDS encoding P-loop NTPase family protein, whose protein sequence is MISRYLSGDATEEERASLMKALQQDPNLMQQFDLLQQLWVADEPGNAMDVQNEKIKKILQLAAVEELLEQPATEMETVSPHQKKFRFRNG, encoded by the coding sequence TTGATATCGAGATACCTCAGCGGAGACGCCACAGAGGAGGAGCGCGCCAGCCTGATGAAGGCTTTACAGCAGGACCCCAATCTGATGCAGCAGTTCGATCTGCTTCAACAATTATGGGTAGCGGATGAGCCGGGAAATGCAATGGATGTGCAGAATGAAAAGATCAAAAAGATATTGCAACTGGCCGCTGTGGAAGAATTGCTGGAACAGCCGGCGACAGAAATGGAAACAGTATCACCCCACCAGAAGAAATTCCGTTTCAGGAATGGATGA
- a CDS encoding TonB-dependent receptor plug domain-containing protein, with protein MDGVQYNSIQDISSNDIQSLEVLKDASSTAIYGSRGANGVVIITTKRGASGKPKISASSYYGISEVAGYPRFMNTDEYVAWQGSQQEDHTGRHQSQW; from the coding sequence GTGGATGGAGTGCAATACAATTCCATCCAGGATATCAGCTCCAACGATATACAATCCCTCGAAGTATTGAAAGATGCCAGTTCCACTGCCATCTATGGTTCACGCGGCGCCAACGGTGTAGTGATCATCACTACCAAGCGTGGCGCATCCGGAAAGCCAAAGATCAGCGCCAGCTCATACTACGGCATCTCCGAAGTGGCGGGCTATCCTCGTTTCATGAATACCGATGAATACGTGGCATGGCAGGGAAGCCAACAGGAAGATCACACTGGCAGGCATCAATCCCAATGGTAA
- a CDS encoding STN domain-containing protein, producing MKLTLLLLIAGLHVSAGGLGQEKLSLHFRKAEIASVLQAIEKQSNFRFLYNDQLNSIRKKISLELREASIRQALDHIFAGTLLTYQFMENKLIVVKEDRVKPPARDITGKVTDENGAPLSGVSVNIKGSNRGTATNEKGEYSINAEDAHVLSFTYVGYEPQEATVGSRATINITLISVAKSLENIVVIGYGQVRKRDLTGSVLSVKSEDIRKTPAVNALEALQGKLPGADIVRNSGSASSGVSITIRVTDPFGQITGH from the coding sequence ATGAAATTAACCTTACTTCTGCTGATTGCCGGTTTACATGTATCAGCCGGAGGGCTCGGACAGGAAAAACTGAGCCTTCATTTCCGGAAGGCGGAGATCGCGAGTGTGTTGCAGGCCATTGAAAAACAGAGCAATTTCCGGTTCCTGTACAATGATCAGCTCAACAGTATCCGAAAAAAGATATCGCTGGAGCTCAGAGAAGCCAGCATCCGGCAGGCCCTCGACCATATTTTTGCTGGAACCCTGCTCACTTACCAGTTTATGGAAAATAAACTGATCGTAGTAAAAGAAGACAGGGTCAAACCTCCCGCACGCGATATCACAGGAAAAGTGACAGACGAAAACGGCGCACCGCTCAGTGGCGTGTCTGTGAATATCAAAGGCAGTAATCGTGGCACCGCTACAAATGAAAAAGGGGAATATTCCATCAATGCAGAAGATGCACATGTGCTCAGCTTCACTTATGTTGGATATGAGCCCCAGGAAGCGACGGTGGGTAGCAGAGCTACCATCAATATCACCCTGATCTCCGTAGCCAAAAGCCTGGAGAATATAGTGGTGATCGGTTACGGACAGGTCCGCAAACGCGACCTCACCGGATCGGTACTTTCTGTAAAAAGCGAAGACATCCGCAAAACACCGGCTGTGAACGCCCTGGAAGCTTTGCAGGGAAAACTCCCTGGTGCAGATATCGTACGCAACAGCGGCTCTGCCTCTTCGGGCGTGTCCATAACTATAAGGGTAACCGATCCCTTCGGGCAGATAACGGGCCACTGA
- a CDS encoding TonB-dependent receptor, whose protein sequence is MLHSGGRKTRAFNAGVDIALWNNRVTATIDFYRTRTTDLLIDRLLPPTSG, encoded by the coding sequence ATGCTGCACTCAGGTGGGAGAAAGACCAGGGCCTTCAACGCAGGTGTTGACATCGCCCTCTGGAACAATCGTGTAACGGCTACCATTGATTTCTATCGTACAAGAACAACCGATCTGTTGATCGATCGCCTGTTGCCACCAACTTCCGGGTGA
- a CDS encoding FecR family protein produces the protein MILHSMGRSGDRAQWEAFFDIAPQAGKPFIVHAGNIDIKVLGTAFNVKSYADEHTVETTLLRGLVQLSRKDKPDAKPILLKPHQKLVLGKEIKGNIVNQKKENALLLPVQSVLQLDTTLRDDELPETAWIYNRLQFRGDGFPELAKKLERWYNIKIHFEDEAVQSLTFNGSLENETVEQAFRALQVLFPFHLR, from the coding sequence ATGATCCTGCATTCGATGGGCCGCAGCGGAGATCGTGCTCAATGGGAAGCCTTCTTCGATATTGCGCCGCAGGCCGGCAAACCTTTCATTGTGCATGCAGGAAATATCGATATCAAGGTGCTTGGCACAGCATTCAATGTGAAGTCTTACGCCGATGAACACACGGTGGAAACAACATTGCTGCGCGGACTGGTGCAACTCTCCAGGAAAGACAAGCCCGATGCAAAACCTATCCTGCTGAAGCCGCATCAGAAACTGGTATTGGGAAAAGAGATAAAAGGGAATATTGTAAATCAGAAAAAAGAGAATGCTCTGCTGCTACCCGTGCAGTCTGTACTGCAACTGGATACCACATTACGTGATGATGAGCTTCCGGAAACGGCCTGGATCTATAACCGCCTGCAATTCCGCGGAGATGGATTCCCCGAGCTGGCTAAAAAACTGGAGCGCTGGTACAATATCAAAATCCATTTTGAGGACGAAGCCGTGCAATCGCTCACTTTCAACGGTTCGCTGGAAAACGAAACTGTTGAACAGGCATTCCGTGCATTGCAGGTGCTGTTCCCTTTTCATTTACGATAA